The Osmerus eperlanus chromosome 7, fOsmEpe2.1, whole genome shotgun sequence genome includes a region encoding these proteins:
- the LOC134022949 gene encoding uncharacterized protein LOC134022949 isoform X4, translating into MLKKSRSCNRCIKERKHFGRVNTEFPYLLEDGQKGGDKDSTRLERDEMTFDLNQLYADLRVLEEQNWITWSANTKDSWSSSSKKQKTNTTHPEQEKVAPPIPPRLTSWYLSNPTPPEPEVQTQESLALRKCHSPCVVVDRKSNSPSIVRKFEAMLQENEGKVLTEVGVASCSVPTNSNCNTGCCHNRWSCDGSRFGSSKSSTYVPVQKSLSEMNILTVGRDNRLDRRLSDSPMSSEAQRLVMGENSPYFLDLPSPNLPIVCSNTQGSRRNITLEQKTAEFNRTLFQAEMGLGIDVEDLTPAGVSVGCEPVCPTVGDEVTPWGAIVDLQPQGTEVKHQRGKPDILSVQSPGHALSSTPSHYPEVKLRRPSLDSRRQEGEVTEVTFDSSTSNVVSHDSNVVKSNIPSRITRHRETEPVNLKAYCVSASPKQNKAQHGERPHQANAGSTAQPPPDTLPTQAGHRAQADTSRPGRRILNDHPWKPLTLAAYPRPPDSRSNYGAVEKILKSYESAAWAQQYQQRQPSLIQGPQPGFSQGEGDRIELMDILEMDHLSLNPAPRKTQTRSHIHTPLTQTTTHRETLSVQESQETSSSESVQKTFSRPARPANRRLPSRWASHSPSPSSSPSPSTTPVTQSTFSAQKHTFSYSAYHTETAII; encoded by the exons ATGTTAAAGAAGTCCAGATCATGTAATCGTtgtataaaagaaagaaaacattttgGGAG GGTCAATACTGAGTTCCCGTACCTCTTGGAAGATGGTCAAAAGGGTGGGGACAAAGATAGTACCAGACtagagagggatgagatgacctttgacctcaacCAGCTCTACGCAGATCTTCGGGTCCTGGAGGAGCAGAACTGGATCACCTGGTCGGCCAATACAAAGGACTCCTGGTCTTCCAGTAGcaagaaacaaaaaacaaacaccacacatcCCGAGCAAGAGAAGGTGGCTCCACCGATCCCCCCTCGCCTCACTTCCTGGTACCTCAGCAACCCCACTCCCCCAGAGCCAGAAGTACAGACCCAAGAATCCCTTGCTCTCAGAAAGTGCCATAGCCCCTGTGTGGTGGTGGACAGGAAGTCAAACAGTCCATCCATTGTGAGGAAGTTTGAGGCAATGCTGCAGGAGAATGAGGGCAAAGTCCTGACAGAGGTGGGTGTAGCCTCCTGCTCTGTGCCCACCAACTCTAACTGCAACACGGGCTGCTGCCATAACCGCTGGTCCTGCGATGGCAGCCGGTTTGGCAGCAGCAAGTCGTCCACTTACGTGCCTGTTCAGAAGAGCCTATCTGAGATGAACATCCTGACCGTGGGGAGGGACAACCGATTAGACCGTAGACTTTCTGATAGCCCTATGAGTTCAGAAGCACAGAGGCTGGTCATGGGTGAAAATTCCCCATACTTTTTGGATCTACCTTCCCCAAATCTCCCCATTGTCTGCTCTAACACCCAGGGATCCCGGAGGAACATTACCCTTGAGCAGAAGACGGCTGAGTTCAACCGAACTCTGTTTCAGGCTGAGATGGGCCTGGGTATCGATGTGGAAGATTTGACCCCAGCAGGTGTCTCTGTGGGTTGTGAACCAGTTTGTCCAACTGTAGGTGATGAGGTCACTCCCTGGGGTGCCATAGTTGACCTTCAACCCCAGGGAACAGAGGTCAAACACCAGAGAGGCAAGCCTGACATCCTCAGTGTCCAGAGTCCAGGGCACGCCCTGTCCAGCACACCATCTCACTATCCTGAGGTCAAACTTAGGAGACCCTCCCTCGACTCAAGACGTCAAGAGGGCGAAGTGACGGAAGTCACCTTTGACAGTTCAACATCTAACGTAGTCTCACATGACTCAAACGTTGTAAAGTCAAACATTCCGTCCCGGATAACACGACATAGAGAAACAGAACCTGTCAACCTCAAGGCATATTGTGTGAGTGCCAGTCCAAAACAGAACAAGGCTCAACACGGAGAGAGGCCTCACCAGGCTAATGCAGGCAGTACAGCCCAACCCCCTCCAGACACCCTGCCTACGCAGGCTGGACATAGAGCCCAGGCAGATACCTCCAGACCCGGTCGTCGGATCCTTAATGACCACCCGTGGAAGCCCCTGACTCTGGCTGCCTACCCACGGCCCCCAGATTCGAGGTCAAACTATGGAGCTGTAGAGAAGATTCTGAAAAGCTATGAAAGTGCTGCCTGGGCCCAGCAGTACCAGCAGAGGCAGCCCAGCCTCATTCAGGGGCCCCAACCTGGATTTAGCCAGGGAGAAGGTGACCGCATAGAGCTGATGGACATCCTAGAGATGGACCACCTGTCTCTTAACCCTGCCCccagaaaaacacagacacgctctcacatccacacacccctcacccagACGACCACCCACAGAGAGACCCTTTCTGTGCAG GAGAGCCAAGAAACGTCCTCATCAGAGTCTGTCCAGAAGACCTTCTCCAGGCCAGCTCGGCCCGCCAACCGCCGCCTCCCCTCTCGCTGGGCTAGCCACtccccatcaccctcctcctctccctctccctccaccactccCGTCACACAGTCCACATTCTCTGCCCAGaaacacaccttctcctactcGGCATATCACACAGAAACAGCCATCATTTAA
- the LOC134022949 gene encoding ethylmalonyl-CoA decarboxylase-like isoform X5, protein MNHSMVKQLRTMVLCMVIRLLLKARRPAYCFRLLHTHSVCVYGSAQGFKQEEIVEKLRAFPGGSVDLVLKESGIAVLVVNNPTRMNAFSGTMMLELEERVTQLEGWMEGKGVIVQGAAGTFCSGSDLNAFKALSNPQDGMKMCMFMQNTLTRLLRLPMMSVALVEGRALGGGSELTTACDFRLMAPGSRIQFVHKHMGLVPGWGGAARLVRIVGSQNSLRLLGGAMKVDPELALQMGLADGVLGAQPGNDTTRNSTSALLEAEKWLDFYVKGPVPIIRAVKQVVMSGRELSLQEALRTEKDVFGTVWGGPANREALASKAKHK, encoded by the exons ATGAACCATTCCATGGTCAAACAGTTAAG AACCATGGTTTTGTGTATGGTGATTAGACTCCTACTGAAAGCCAGGAGGCCAGCCTACTGTTTCaggctcctccacacacacagtgtctgtgtgtatggctCTGCCCAGGGCTTCAAGCAGGAGGAGATAGTGGAGAAGCTCAGGGCTTTCCCCGGGGGATCTGTTGACCTTGTCCTAAAAGAGTCTGGCATCGCAGTGCTGGTAGTCAATAACCCAACTCGCATGAATGCTTTCTCTG GCACCATGatgctggagctggaggagagagttaCCCAGCTGGAAGGCTggatggaggggaagggtgtGATTGTTCAGGGGGCAGCCGGAACGTTCTGCTCTGGGTCTGACCTGAATGCTTTCAAAGCTTTATCCAATCCCCAG GATGGGATGAAGATGTGCATGTTCATGCAGAACACATTGACCAGGCTGCTGAG GCTGCCCATGATGTCTGTGGCTCTAGTGGAAGGGAGAGCCCTTGGTGGAGGATCTGAGCTCACCACAGCCTGTGACTTCAG GTTGATGGCTCCTGGCAGTAGAATACAATTTGTCCATAAACACATGGGTCTGGTCCCGGGGTGGGGCGGAGCTGCCCGCTTGGTCCGCATTGTGGGAAGCCAGAACTCCCTAAGACTGCTGGGTGGTGCAATGAAGGTGGACCCAGAGCTGGCACTGCAGATGGGCCTGGCAGATGGGGTTCTTGGGGCCCAACCTGGGAACGACACTACCAGAAACAGTACCAGTGCGCTTCTGGAGGCTGAGAAATGGCTGGACTTCTATGTCAAGGGCCCTGTCCCAATAATACGGGCTGTGAAGCAGGTGGTGATGTCAGGGAGAGAGCTCTCCCTACAGGAAGCACTAAGAACTGAAAAAGATGTGTTCGGGACTGTATGGGGAGGGCCTGCCAATCGGGAGGCATTGGCTAGCAAGGCCAAACACAAGTGA
- the LOC134022936 gene encoding E3 ubiquitin-protein ligase rnf146-like produces the protein MASCGEVDHTVSSLPSSKKGGGSGESCSGSSGSSPALPVPECAICLQSCVHPVQLPCRHVFCFLCVKGASWQSKRCALCRQEVPEDFLERPTLLSPEELKASAGGRGAAGDHAWYYEGRNGWWQYDERTSRELEDAFSKGKKTAEMLIAGFLYVADLENMVQYRRNEHGRRRKIKRDVMDIPKKGVAGLRLDTEAGAAGGRDNSVDGTDVAGGQQGPSTAPAPARPPTSLGGQPGSPSSSLEDAFAQLHLSPTEAPERAEAGEGEEEEEGEASPSRSSGPLTSVDESGSGVWSDDEEEEEGDGECVEPREERQTRQRRNPEDRAPPGAEAPSSSSSVRSRRPDGQCTVTEV, from the coding sequence ATGGCTAGCTGTGGCGAGGTTGACCACACCGTGAGCTCGCTCCCATCCAGTAAGAAAGGTGGAGGCAGCGGAGAGTCCTGCTCCGGCTCCAGCGGCTCCTCTCCGGCCCTACCTGTGCCGGAGTGTGCCATCTGTCTCCAGAGCTGTGTCCACCCCGTCCAGCTGCCCTGCCGACACGtgttctgcttcctgtgtgtgaaGGGCGCATCCTGGCAGAGCAAGAGATGCGCCCTCTGCAGGCAGGAGGTCCCGGAGGACTTTCTGGAGCGTCCCACACTGCTGTCACCTGAGGAGCTAAAGGCATcggcgggggggagaggagcagctgGGGACCACGCCTGGTACTACGAAGGCAGGAACGGCTGGTGGCAGTATGATGAGCGCACCAGTCGTGAGCTGGAGGATGCCTTCTCCAAAGGCAAAAAGACAGCGGAAATGCTGATCGCTGGCTTCCTGTACGTGGCCGACCTGGAAAACATGGTGCAGTACCGCCGCAATGAGCACGGCCGCCGTCGCAAGATCAAGAGGGACGTTATGGACATACCAAAGAAGGGAGTTGCGGGACTGCGTCTGGACACAGAAGCCGGGGCGGCCGGGGGGCGAGATAACTCTGTGGATGGGACTGATGTTgctggggggcagcagggccCGTCCACCGCCCCTGCTCCTGCCCGGCCCCCTACCTCCCTGGGGGGTCAGCCCGGAAGCCCCAGCTCCTCCCTGGAGGATGCCTTCGCCCAGTTACACCTCAGCCCCACCGAGGCACCCGAGAGGGCcgaggcgggggagggagaggaggaggaagagggggaagccTCTCCCTCTAGGTCTTCAGGCCCTCTCACCTCTGTAGATGAGTCTGGTTCCGGGGTCTGgagtgatgatgaggaggaagaggaaggggatggGGAATGTGTGGAgcccagagaagagaggcagaccAGGCAAAGACGGAACCCAGAAGACAGGGCTCCTCCTGGGGCAGAGgccccctcttcatcctccagtGTGAGGTCCAGGAGGCCTGATGGACAGTGTACAGTGACTGAAGTGTGA